TAAAAGTTCTCGAGCTCGCTTTCGTTCAGATAGAATCATATCCGCCCCCAGCATATAGCTCAGCGATTGACCCGGCATCGCAATATAACGGTCCACTTCGATTTCAATCTCCTGACGTGACATAACCGTATTGTCCATCATGAAATTTATTGCATCCACCCTCGACCAGCCACGCAATTGCAGTCCAGGTTCAACAATAAGACGACTAGCCGCCCAAAGGTGCTTGGCAATCATGCCTTGACGAGCATACGTTGAGGAGTAAAGGTTCATTTCATCAGCCAGATACTCCCCATAGAGTGCCCACCCCTCAAGAATTCCGGCATTATATCCCTTCGATGGAATCTCTCGTGGATATGCTACCCATAGGTGATGCCCTGGTATTCCTTCATGAAAAGCGATCACCTCTGCCATCAGACGTCGCTCATTTGGCCGTGATGTATTTATGATGTACTTGGCTGGTGAGTTTTCCTGAGCTTTAGCGTAATAACCTGCAGGTGCAGAATCTTGCAGGTACTTGGGCATTTCACTCACAATCAATTTCTGCGTTATTTGCTTTGAAAATGACAATTGGGTTTTACTTTGTGCCCGCGTTAAAGCCATCTCAGAAACAGATACTATCTCATTGACGCTAGTGTTGTTATCTTCAGTGGATATACGCAGAGCTTTAAGCATGCTCTTGAACGTATCGCCCTTTTGGCCTGTCGCAAGTAGTTGATGGCGAGATTCACTGAGTAATCGTTGACCCACATCTTCGATCTCTTTTTGGGAAAGATTCAAAGTCGTCCACCATGATACCGCCGACAAAAAACAGCCAGCCTCATTGTTGACTTTGGATAGACTCGGATCACTGCTTGCTACTGGAAGATACTCTTTTTTAAGAAATTGATTAAAATCTGACACTGAAGGAACGATACTGTTGCTGATCAGAGTGTTCCACAGTGCCGCATTATTATGAGTGGGAGAATTGAAAGTGTACTTAGAATTTGTCATGGTGAGATCAGACAACAGGTCGTGAATTTGTTGTTGCACACGAACAACTACCGCATGCGGAGCAGTTTCTTTAGAGCTAATACCTAATCGTAACGTCTCGATCGCTAATGTGATTGCTGCGGGGGCTTGCGACCAACTTATAATGGCCTCTTTTGCGGCTTCAGGTCCCGCGACCACTGTGTTCTGCCACTGTCTAGGCCACTTAACTTGCCAACCAATCACCTGATTAAGATGACGTAAATCAGTATTACAACTTCTAAGCGCTTGCGCAGCAAAGCCACTATCGGCAATAAGTTGCTGGCCATGCACATTGCAACAAAACATCATAAGTGCAACCATAAAACCTGCCAAAGATCCTTTTACTTTCATACTCACTCCTTGAATGACAAACCTGCGGATATTAATGCTGTAGAAGCTCACCTGTTTTACAGGTCAAATTTCAAAAAAACGATGATACCTTTGCTTAATATTGCCACTTAATAAAGCACATAATGCCTATAAACAATAGCACTCTATATGACGAAAACTAGCGGTTACTTTAACGAGAAATGTAAGGGGTTAATTAAAGGGATATGCTAGCTAAAACCATCCTTATATCCAGAAAATAGCAATCTTTCATTTCAGACTAAAACTGAACGATATCTCTCTAAACACTAACCATGACACCGAGCTCTTTCGTTATACTGCAAGCCGAATAAAAGCCTAAGTCTATGGGCATAATTCGACATCTAAAGTCAGCGCCGCGTTTTAGTCTCTGCGCATGCTTCTAGGACAGAATTCAGCCATCATTCTTTGGGTACATCATTCACTTTGACCTAACTCGAACCCTGAGTAACTGAACAAAAAAATTGCAATTTTTCTCACAAAACATGACGTATTCCAAATTAGTCACTAATAAATTAAATAATCAGTGCGTTTGCCGCTAAATATTGTTACTACAGGCACTCTTTTAAGTCCTTTCGGTATCTTCAGGTGTAGCTGTCATGCAGTATTCAAAGTTTGGTGAGAAATTTAATCGTAACTCCGGCATTAATCAGTTGATGAATGACCTCAATGAAGGGCTGCGTACACCAGGCGCCATTATGTTGGGGGGTGGCAACCCAGCCACTATTCCTGCGATGCAAGATTACTTTCACCAAGCAGCAAGCGACATGCTAGTAAACGGTGAACTGGTTGCTGCACTAGGTAATTATGATGGTCCTCAGGGTAAAGATACCTTCTTAAAAGCCTTAGCTAACTTGTTACGAGAAACCTATGGTTGGGAGATCAGCGAGAAAAATATCAGCTTGACCAATGGTAGCCAGAGCGCTTTTTTCTATCTGTTTAATCTGCTTGCAGGTAAGCAAGTTGACGGCAGCCATAAGAGAATTTTACTACCATTAGCACCTGAATATATCGGCTATAATGATGCGGGTCTTGATGATGATATTTTTGTCTCCTATCGCCCTGAAATCGAGATGCTCGATAACCGCTTATTTAAGTATCATGTTGACTTTGAACAGCTACAAGTAGATGACTCAGTGGCAGCAATATGTGTCTCCAGACCAACAAACCCTACCGGCAATGTGCTGACTGACAGCGAAGTGGCCAAGTTAGATAAATTAGCCCGTGAAAAGGGCATCCCTCTTATCATCGATAATGCCTATGGCACACCTTTTCCTAATATTATTTTTGAAGAGGTCACTCCCTTTTGGAACAGCAACACCATATTGTGCATGAGTTTATCTAAATTGGGCTTACCAGGTGTTCGCTGCGGCATTGTCATCGCTAATGAAGAGATCACT
The Shewanella sp. KX20019 DNA segment above includes these coding regions:
- a CDS encoding DUF885 domain-containing protein; the encoded protein is MKVKGSLAGFMVALMMFCCNVHGQQLIADSGFAAQALRSCNTDLRHLNQVIGWQVKWPRQWQNTVVAGPEAAKEAIISWSQAPAAITLAIETLRLGISSKETAPHAVVVRVQQQIHDLLSDLTMTNSKYTFNSPTHNNAALWNTLISNSIVPSVSDFNQFLKKEYLPVASSDPSLSKVNNEAGCFLSAVSWWTTLNLSQKEIEDVGQRLLSESRHQLLATGQKGDTFKSMLKALRISTEDNNTSVNEIVSVSEMALTRAQSKTQLSFSKQITQKLIVSEMPKYLQDSAPAGYYAKAQENSPAKYIINTSRPNERRLMAEVIAFHEGIPGHHLWVAYPREIPSKGYNAGILEGWALYGEYLADEMNLYSSTYARQGMIAKHLWAASRLIVEPGLQLRGWSRVDAINFMMDNTVMSRQEIEIEVDRYIAMPGQSLSYMLGADMILSERKRARELLGDDFNIAAFHDVILEAGVRPLSEVRDDIRLWVQLVK
- a CDS encoding valine--pyruvate transaminase produces the protein MQYSKFGEKFNRNSGINQLMNDLNEGLRTPGAIMLGGGNPATIPAMQDYFHQAASDMLVNGELVAALGNYDGPQGKDTFLKALANLLRETYGWEISEKNISLTNGSQSAFFYLFNLLAGKQVDGSHKRILLPLAPEYIGYNDAGLDDDIFVSYRPEIEMLDNRLFKYHVDFEQLQVDDSVAAICVSRPTNPTGNVLTDSEVAKLDKLAREKGIPLIIDNAYGTPFPNIIFEEVTPFWNSNTILCMSLSKLGLPGVRCGIVIANEEITQALTNLNGIISLAPGGFGPAIAKHMIESGDLLRLSESVIKPFYKQKSEFALSLLQQSITDSRFKIHKPEGAMFLWLWFDELPITTMELYNRLKSRGVLIVPGEYFFFGQKDQPKGKWDHAQQCLRMNYVQDESKMRAGIAIIAEEVIKAYAQA